The Microbacterium sp. W4I20 genome segment AGCGTCGACGGCGTCGAGCACCGCGGCATCCGTCGTCGAGGACGGCACCACGCCGGATGCCGCCATGCGCGCAGTCGACGGCACACCGATCTCGAGCTCGCGTGCCGAACCGCTCGCGGTGAGCAGGTGCCGCATCGCACGCCGCAGGGCGCGGAAGCCCTCGGCGGCGACCGCGGCGTCGGGCGCGGTGTGGTCGATACCCAGGTCGGTGAGCGCCGCCACGATCGCGCCGGCCCCGAGCTGATCCTCGACCGCAAACCGCAGACCACCCGCGGGATCGACCTCGCCCGCCGCGATGATCGCGACCGAGGTGCGGGCCTGCCGCCGTTCCTGCACGGTCTGCACGGCGCGGGCCACGGCCGA includes the following:
- a CDS encoding 2-phosphosulfolactate phosphatase, with protein sequence MPSPFDQSTYQVRLDWGTAGLARLAPADIVVVVDVLRFSSTMADAVAAGAEIELADAVEWSSNGAAVASAAADAAETVFVGGIRNASAVARAVQTVQERRQARTSVAIIAAGEVDPAGGLRFAVEDQLGAGAIVAALTDLGIDHTAPDAAVAAEGFRALRRAMRHLLTASGSARELEIGVPSTARMAASGVVPSSTTDAAVLDAVDAVPVLSSGRFTRFV